CTGTTCTGCTTTTGACTCAACTAATGCTTTAAGTTCTTCATGATTTTCAGCATAATAAGCAACAGTATCCTTTGCTTTTTTTGCTGTTTCTACAGTATGTTCTCGCGTTTGCCTATCTAACATGCTTATTGCTGCTCCAACAACTGCTCCAATCGCGATGAATGGTAACAATTTACTTTTCATTTAAAATCTCTCCTTTATACATGCTG
This portion of the Solibacillus daqui genome encodes:
- a CDS encoding YtxH domain-containing protein — encoded protein: MKSKLLPFIAIGAVVGAAISMLDRQTREHTVETAKKAKDTVAYYAENHEELKALVESKAEQVQSIYGAVNSNVQALIQSDFQQMPTTILSMVSETMSAFSKKDDQLS